CATGTGCACTTGGACGCCGACCACTCGAAGGCAACATGAACAACACAATCATCGACTGTGACTGTGACGAACAACGCAAACCCGCAGGTGCACAAATATGTACTGTGTATGTATGTCCCGCAGCCGAACAAGAGTGTCCACCGTCCAGTGTCCAATGTCCACTGTCCACTGCCGCTTTCCACCGCACACGTTTCCAATTTCCCAGGCTCGGCTGGCGACATTTCAAATGAGAGCTTGAATTGAATGCCACGGCATTTTCAGCGCACTTTCCTTGGCTCTATTCGATCCAGTTTTCTGATTAAAGAGAGCTGTTTTCATTTCAATCAATAAAGCAGGCCTCTTGCTTGTATTTCAGTTGCATCTTGGCTATATGGATTTGCTAGTTGCCAAGCGTAGGTACTAAGTGCTGGCTTAGTTAGTGCGAACTTACCCGACTGGCTGCCACCGGCGATTTGGCGCATCTCCTTGGTGAACTCCTTGTTGCCGAACTGGCAGGACAGGTCGTGGACGGTGCGGGGCTCGCCCTTGTCCAGCAGCCGCTCCAGGAAGAAGAGCAGCGTCATGTTGCGTGCCATCTCGTACTCCATGGACTCCATTGCTGGGCCTGCTGTGTTCGTTATCCGCTATCTGATATCTGCTAGCTGCTATCCGCTATCTGCTCAATTATTAATCCGCCCGAGTACGTCACGTTGGCTGCTTATCTGTGGGTAGAAGGGGGAGGGAGAGGAGAGCGTGAGTGAGGTGAAATGGCCAACACTTATGCAATGCGCCAAGAAAGCCggccaaaagcaaaagacAGGGCAAAAACTAGCCAAACCGCAGGCACATATTAGATGACACTGAGAGAAACAAGGTGAATTCAACTTTCATCTCGGGTTTGCGCTACTCAAAATCTTTAGGCATGCTGTCCACTTTTACTCTACTCTACGATGGTCATAAGAAGTTCATAATCAACAtgaatttttttctttctgtgcagcTTCGTTtcgttatttatttaatacatTTGCACTTTGCCACTGCCGCTCTCTCTTTCCTGCTCGCTATGTGCGTCTCACTCGCTATCTCGACACTTGTCCCATGCCATTGCATTGTTTCTGTGGCTCGCCTTGCACTAGTTGAAAATATTCGAGGCAACGGCGGGCAGTTGCAGAGCCATAAACTTTGTTTTGCTTCGTGAATAATTGAGGAGCACAGACTCAAGCGAGTGGAACACGTACGAAGGAGTTGCTTCCGTTCCTAGGAGCTGCGACTTCCGTATCCTTGCGGCATGTCCTTGCGCGCCGCTCGAAAGTTTGAAATCAACTGGCAGTTTCCTGCTTCCTGCGCCCACAACATAAACACCGGCGAATTCAGCCAGCTGACTGTGCGGCGAAAGAAGGAGTCCACGTCATGGCGAATTGGCATCAGTGTTGCCAGCTGAGAATTTCGAAACCGCCAAATTCGGTGACCGAAAACAGTGAAAATTCGCTAAGCCACAATCACTACTTAGAATCGAAAGGTAAATAACGACACTGTATCtgctctatatatatataaagattCATGACCAATTTCAGCTTGACAAGAGCTAATCTAAAGAAATCGCCAGAGGATTTTCAATCTAGCGATGTTAGACTGTATGGGAACGCGCCAATTGGAATTTGCATGGGATTAGTGCAAATAAGACTCTGAGCACAATGGGATTTGGTTGGATTTTTCGAATGGAATTCGGTGGGAATCAAAAGTTGGCGATCAAAAGTTGGCACCTCGACGGGACTAGGGCTATATATATCacgttttaatttgtttgttgctgcCTCTGCTTTTTGCCGCCGATTGGCATGTGAAAAGTGCCAGCGCTGCAGAACAGGTGATTGACACAGAAAGAAAGGTACAAATGTGCagcggaaatggaaaatgaaaagcgCCAGCTCCCAGGAGTGCATATTACTATTTTTCGCCAGGCCGAACAGAACTTGCCACTCATTATTGTTATCCAACAGGAGGGCTGCCCAAGCCAATAAGAAGTGCAGGTGTAGTTGTGTTCGTGCTTTCCAATTGATAAGCAGAAACCGTTGACAACAAATATGTATTGagaacggcaacaacaaagcacACACATTCCAATCAGCCAATActatgtgcgtgtgtgtgtgtatgtgctgTACAGGTATTCGTGCGATTGTATGGGTGGCAAAACAAGAAACTCCAGCCACACCGATAAAAAGAAGAGTCTTATTAGAAGCGAACGAGTGGGCAAGTGCGCGATGCGATGACTAAAGAAAGGTAAAAACAATAAAGGAGACGCGAATAATATCTGGCAGAGAAAACGagcaaaatatgcaaaagaAGAGCAGCTGTAATTACCTGTCGGTTAATCACTTGTTTGTCTCTTTCCCTTCTGTTTGTTTAAGTGCACTTGTGATCTGATCTATATTTAAACCGATTGACACACACGCGATACAGATCCTCGCGTTTGGGATTTCTCAACAGATCTGCGTTCAGATCTTAGTTTCAGCTTTTCTTGTCACTGGCGATTTCCAATTGGGCttcaattaattaacatttttcgGCGCAATTAACCCATACACTTGCAGAAAAACTGCGACGAAAGCAGTTAGTTATTTTCGTAGCTGTGTTGCTGctattgtattgttgttgtaTCACTCACACACTCATGCACACACATATGCGCGCTGGTCAGGTAGGTtacgtatgtgtgtgtgtttgttagGCACTTTGAACTGAACGCTggtaaaaattgtaaaaaccACTTGTTGCACCGTTTTAAAGGCACTCGTCCAATTGGAGAGTGGTGCACGTGAATTTGCGACTTCGGCCGGTTGGCGGGCAACTGAAACGCACTCGCTGGCAGGTAAAAAACGGACAATTGGCACGATTTTCTGAGCGGAGCGATGCGATATGATGATGACAGCGCCAACGCGAACACACGAACACAAGCGCAGCGAAAAACACCAACGAATCGAATTTGGATGGCGGGCGGCGAAGCGAAGGCGGTGGCTGGTGTGGCCAGTGCGCGGCCGAGGCGGGAATACCACTGAGCGGCTTCGTTGGTATTTTACGAAGGGGGTGGCAACGTTTCGCGATGCGACCGTTACGCAGTGTGACCATTTCGTTTCGCTTCGATTCGAAATTGCTttgagaaaatattttgaaaaattgtatAGATTTCTCAAAACTGTATATGGTagctaaataattattaatacaGCTACATTCATTAAATAGTTGTGCATAATTTGCTGTGATTTGACTTTACCGCATAACTTTAAAAATGCGTACGGATATAAGAAATTTATGAGCCAtgcgtatatgtatatgttgtACGGATGGATCAGCTTTTTCCTAAAGCACAGTACGTGCTGTAGCCATAAGCCTTTCTCTTGAACCTTAGTAAAACTCTAAGTCCACTGCGTTCAAGGCGTTGCTATCTTATTTTCATACATCCTTCAAAATCTCTTTGAGCCAAACACGCATCTGTTTTGCGGTTATTTAAATAAGGCCGAGTGCTAAAGCACTGATAGAATGGCTGAATAGCTATTCAGTAGTACTGAAAACAATACCCGAGCTGCCTGTGTTTGCACACTTGCTTAGAATAAACTAGATCTAACAAATCCACAATTCACCCATTGTTGGCTTgttcaaacaaatttattttcgatAGTCATCTGCAAAATTGTCTCAAGAATATCCTACTGAGCCACGTGCGGCATATGACGATTCGGAGCAAACACACAGTCTGAAAATGGACCAAAAGAATTGTGAGTGATGGGTATAAATACCCTAATTAAAAGCAGGGAAAGTACAGTACTTGAGTACAGTGTTCAACGGACGGAGCTAAAGATGCGATTCCAATTCGTCCTGGCCTTTGGTCTTATCGCCCTTGTGGCGACCGCTTATGCTGTCACTGACACGACAGGCACCGGCAGCACGGGCACCGATACTACGGGCACCGGGAGCACGGGCACCGATACTACCGGCACAGGGAGCACGGGCACAGGCAGCACCGGGAGCACTGGAACCGGGAGCACGGGCACCGGGAGCACGGGCACTGGTAGCACCGGAAGCACGGGCACTACCGGGAGCACGGGCACTGGCAGCACCGGAAGTACGGGATCAACCACCTCTGGCAGCCCCAGCACCTCAACTGGCTCATCCTCGACCAATCCGTCTCCTTCCACAACCTCGCCCTCCACAGCGCCCACCACGGCCACCTCCCCGAGCGACTCCTCATCCTCCGGCTCCAGCAGTAACTCCTCGTCGTCCAAGCGGAACCGCAGGGAGAGGCGTCGTCGCCAACAGCGTCGTCTGAGACGCCAGGAGAGACGCCAGGAGAGACGCCGTGAGAGGAGGCAGCGCAAGCGCCAGCAGAACCGTCGGGGCTGAAATGGGAAGCCCCAACTCACATGACATTGTAACTcaaggcaaataaaatgtttatatgaAAACCCAATGGTCCCCAGATATGTGTGTGAATGCATTTTTGTGTAGCATACCTTTAGACACCATTAGAGAAATGTTTTCAGTTCTCAACAGAATCACAGCATCTACCAGAAAGCTTTCTCAGATCTTCAAACCCATTTGGTGCTATATGAACTAGTGCCTCGACTTCATACAATCTTAGTAACGAATTCGCAACGTTCACAAAGAACGCCCGGAAAGTATGCAGAACCTTGTTTTGAAATAAACTCACGAGGCTTTAAAACTAAAGATAATTAATTCCAGTGTTTTCGATTCACTGCAAAATATTAGAAGCGAACACGAGATAGCTTTCGTTACAATCTGAAAGATATTTTTTGGGAACACCGTAGTTTCAGAATCATACAAAATATATCAACAGATCACTTTATTTCGCGGAAGTCCTTGAGAGCCTCAAAGTCCTTGGACCCAATCCGACGCTTCCTGGTCATCTCATGGCCGCTGCTGGATCCACTGCCTCTAGGCGAAGTGGGCGTGGATCAGCCAGCTGGGTTGACGTACCTGAAGGCGATGCTCCGGCTAGGAAACCAGGGCCAAAAGACAAAGCTCCAATTCGTTACTAATTAAACAAAACGGCTTTTTTGGATTGGCTGGCTCAATGTATTGTTGTATGCAAACACAGCACATTGTTTATTAAATAGATGAATATGTATTGTTAAGCCTTTCGAACAAAAAGCCACATTTAAATAACCTCTAAGGTTAAATATAGATTTAGATGGCATATTGTACATAAAGAATGAATTCTCACTAAAAGAAAACCTAGAATAAACTCCTATTTGTCACTTTCATTTGCAAATTCCTAATCGATTAAGTTTTCATCTGGAATTATGTTTGGACCTAGTCCAGTTCCACTTGATCAACTAACTAGCTTGTAAAATGATTTACTTGGGATGCTTCATAAGAGTATATACTGTAGCCTCCTTCTTCTTTTCCAAGCCTTGAGTTTCTAACAATTCAATCTAAGTGATTTCACTTGTTTTTAAGGTGCCAAGTTACCAACTCCCCACCTGAATTGTGATAACTACGATTGTTGCTTTTCTGTATGCATTTATTTCTCAATTTTTACAATTTCATTGTTCGATAGGACTACACCGACGGTTTATCCCCTACGTTGGCGCCTTCTTTCAGCACGCCTCTGCTGGCGTCTTTCCTGCTGCCTCTCCCGGCGAATCTCCTGCCGCCTCTCCTGGCGCCTCTCCTGACGCCTCAGCCGACGGAGCCTGCGAAGCCTGCGCCTCAGCCTGTCCACCTCCTCGCTGTCGGAGCTCGAGGAGGAAGAGGACTCAGTGGTGTTGGACGTGGAGGGCGCCTTGGTTGTGGCAGTCGTCGAAGAGGTGGAGGAAGTGGGCGAAGTGGAAGAAGAACTGCTGGGAGTTGAGGACGAACTGCTGCTGGACGGAGTTGAGCTGGAGGACGAAGAGCTGGGCGTCGAACTTGAGCTGGAACTCGACGGAGTCGATGAACTGGACGAAGTGGGCGTTGTGGAAGAGGACGAGTCACTTGAGGTGGAGCCCGTGGTGGTGGTGCCACCATAGGCGGTCGCCACGAGGACAACCAGACCGAAGGCCACGACGAATTGGGATCTCATCTTAAGCTCTGTCTGTTGAACACTGTACTCAAGTACTGTACAGCCTCCGGATCTGAGTGGGCTATTTATACGGCGTATCTGGAGGGGCTTGGTCCAAAATCTCAATCCGTGCGTGGTCTACATCTTAGCATCTGGCACGTGGCCCAGTGTTTTACTGAAAACGTCTGGAAAGCTGGAaaggttgttgttgttaagTTAAACATTGAAGCAGTTGTTGATTTTTTGAAACAATCTACGGCACAGGCACTAAACAAATATACGTTTTGACTAAGAAGTGACTATGGAATCAAGTGACTATTAGGTAATGTGACTATTCTaatacaataaaaacaatCAGTTTATATGCTAGGAAGGGAAGTTTTAGATCGTGTCCATTATGGCCAAGATTCTTTCAAGTTAACTTTGCTAAAATGAAAGATACAATACAACCATAGTCACTTCGTGTTCTATCATAAGGTTCTTATTATTTAGAGAGAGAACTAATCATCAATAAAAGAGGTGTATTGCTTTAGAtcacttaatatttataatattaaatgttcattttttaaaCATCCTCTAAGTTAAGCACTTTCTTCTTGTGTCGTATTGGCACATCCAATAAAAATACCACTGCGCAAATAGTAGCTCCATTGCTAGATTAGACAAATATAGGAACTTTCCACACCTTGTTCAACAAAACACTGCCGCAAATACCACATGTTAAGATCAAATTTAGACCACGCACGGATTGAGATTTTGGACCAATCCCCTCCAGATACGCCGTATAAATAGCCCACTCAGATCCGGAGGCTGTACAGTACTTGAGTACAGTGTTCAACAGACAGAGCTTAAGATGAGATCCCAATTCGTCGTGGCCTTCGGTCTGGTTGTCCTCGTGGCGACCGCCTATGGTGGCACCACCACCACGGGCTCCACCTCAAGTGACTCGTCCTCTTCCACAACGCCCACTTCGTCCAGTTCATCGACTCCGTCGAGTTCGACGCCCAGCTCTTCGTCCTCCAGCTCAACTCCgtccagcagcagctccactCCGTCGAGTTCGTCCTCAACTCCCAGCAGTTCTTCTTCCACCTCGCCCACTTCCTCCACCTCTTCGACGACTGCCACAACCAAGGCGCCCTCCACGTCCAACACCACTGAGTCCTCTTCCTCCTCGAGCTCCGACAGCGAGGAGGTGGACAGGCTGAGGCGCAGGCTTCGCAGGCTCCGTCGGCTGAGGCGTCAGGAGAGGCGCCAGGAGAGGCGGCAGGAGATTCGCCGGGAGAGGCAGCAGGAGAGACGCCAGCAGAAGCGTGCTGAAAGAAGGCGCCAACGTAGGGGATAAACCGTCGGTGTAGTCCTATCGAACAATGGAATTGTAAAAATTGAGAAATAAATGCATACAGAAAAGCAACAATCGTAGTTATCACAATTCAGGTGGGGAGTTGGTAACTTGGCACCTTAAAAACAAGTGAAATCACTTAGATTGAATTGTTAGAAACTCAAGGCTTGGAAAAGAAGAAGGAGGCTACAGTATATACTCTTATGAAGCATCCCAAGTAAATCATTTTACAAGCTAGTTAGTTGATCAAGTGGAACTGGACTAGGTCCAAACATAATTCCAGATGAAAACTTAATCGATTAGGAATTGCAAATGAAAGTGACAAATAGGAGTTTGTTCTAGGTTTTCTTTTAGTCAGAATTCATTCTTTATGTACAATATGCCATCTTAATCTATATTTAAGCTTAGAGGTTATTTAAATAAGGCTTTCTGTTCGAAAGGCTTAACAATACCTATTCATCTATTTAATAAACAATGTGCTGTATTTGCACACATGCTAACAATACATTTAGCCAGCCAATCCAAAAAAgccttttgtttaattactaACGAATTAGAACTTTTCAGAGCCATCAACAGTTTCGCGCTTACAGAGAAGATTGTCTCGTCTTTTTATTGAGTTAAATCTATTTGTCTTGGCGAGAATGTAAGGCGTACTCTAAAACATTCAAAGCAAACACAGATTGGGCAATTAAAGCGAAGCAAGTGGATCATCCCTATAAATACTCGGATTTTAACCACCATCCACACAGTACTCCATTTAGTGACAAACTGAGCTGAAGATGCGTTCCCAATTCGTTATCGCCTTTGGGCTTTTGGCCCTAATTGCAACTGCCTACGCTAGTTCTACTCCTGCGGCAGGAGCACCAGCGGCAGGATCCCCGCCCTCGCCACCTGCAGCGGCAGGATCCCCGCCCTCGCCACCTGCAGCGGCTGGAACACCGCCCTCCCCATCCCCACCGGCTGGAACGTCGCCCTCCCCATCCCCAGCGGCTGGAACACCGCCCTCACCATCCCCAGCTGCTGGTACACCGCCCTCGCCAGCTACTCCCGATACGCCCGCTTCCCCGACTCCACCAGCTACGCCCACATCGCCCAGTGACAGTGGATCCAGCAGCAGCCAGGAGGAGATTAGGCTCAGGCGTCAGCTGCGCAGGCTGAGGCGCCAGCTCCGCCGCGAGAGGCGTGTCAACCAGAGGAACCAGAATGGAGGTGGTGGTCGGAGACGACCGCTTCGCCGTGTACACCGTCACCGTCGTCTAAACTAAAATTCACGAATATGTTGGCTACgaatttgaaataaaattccaGACAGAAATGCAGAAAATctaaaaaaacataaatgtGTTGAATGTCTCTTTAAATTAGGGGAACAATCGATTCACTTGTAATGCAAACATTATTAAACTTACTTATCTTTGCCCAACGAACTTTCTAAACATTGCAATGAATATTCTGATTCGGAAGTTCGTTGCACAAATGTAATTCAAAATGACCGCCAAATGGGGTTGCCAGATGGCTGAACTTCGTGCGCTGCGGAGCGGATCTTCTTTCCACTAAGGCAGGAAGGGTCATACTAACACCTCCACTTCTCACCAAAACAAAGGTTACCCCgaaatttaatcaaaataaGTCGAGATGCCGGTGGATTGGTTCGGATATGTGTACGCAGCCACAGTCGCCGCGGGAGGAATCATGGGATTCGCCAAGGCGGGTGAGTGACCAGCCCAATGACTGTGGTCATGCCGATTGTGCAACGCCCTGCATTCCAGGTTCCATTCCCTCGCTGGGTGCTGGTCTGGCCTTCGGAGCCCTGCTCGGCTATGGCGCCCACCTCAACTCCCAGGACACGCCTCGGCCCCTGCTCCAGCTGGGCACCTCCCTGTTCCTGGCCGGGCTGATGGGCGCTCGCTGGAACCGATCCGGAAAACTGATGCCCGCCGGAATGGTGTGCATGCTATCCGTGGCCGCCTTGGTCAAGAACCTGGCCACCTACAATCGCTACCTAATGCCCGCCGGCACAAAGGCCCCTTAGGCTGATTCCCGGCCACATGCTGGACTTGCCAGGAGATTCCCTACCTTCATTCTTCGTTCGTATTGAATAGGTTTTCTACTTTTCGGTGATTGGACCTTTGGTAATGCGCTGTGTCACTTTCTAAGATAGTGATTAGGAACTGTACTTGctgcaaatatattttatcaCCTATGCTTTTAACTTGTGGACTTCTTTGTACTCAATTATACCACAGGGTCATATTTCATAGCATACTTTCAGGCACTTTGGTATTCCAGTTCGCATAGAAGCACAGAAATCCACCATTTCGTACATTCAAATctttttatgtatatttattgtttaacttagcttttgtttcttttgtgtgtgtgataAATTTACAGTTTCATCTATTATACGATGTTCAGTTAACTACAACTAAAACTTAGCTATTACATTTTGTTGCTGCATGAAAAGAGCATTAGGCTAGGTAAACGTAGAGTGATGAATTTCTTTAGAATTTAGGCTTCTAACAAGTTTAATACAATAATGAAGTGAATAATTTGAGTTTTCTGCAGGCAAAGTGCGGCAAGGTAAGTATTATTATCGATTCTCCACCTTTCTAGCATTTTCCCAACAGGAAAcgataaatatttgttaagtAGAGTGTACAAATTATATATGTTTATCACATTGGAAAGTGggattattattaaatttcctTTCGATTGATTTGTGGCTCAAAGAATAATTTAGGTTGTCTGCCGAAAGTGCGTGCGTGTGTAGATGAACTTTTTACAGAATTATATGTACtattttacaaaattgtttgcattttgcattaaaTTAGATTACATAATATATGCGTGTACTGAACATAACAACTTTGCTCGGCTGCTGCGTTGCACTCAGCAAACAGGCAATCATTTAAATTAGAATTAGCTGCGGCTAGTACTAACAACAAATCAATAGGGTTTCGTACAGAGTATAATAGTAATAAATTCTAGCTAAAAACACTTTAAGCTGCAAACACTTCTTCCAATTTCGATGGCAGTGACGTCTGCGTGCCAGTTCCAAACGTTCCCCCAATGCGGCTGCATTTTCACACTTTCACTAGAACGGAAACAGCTTCCAGTTAACCACTGCGGATGCCGGATGCGGAATGCGGGAACGGAACGGAAGCGGAGAAGAAAGAGAGAAAAACGCAGGAAATTAGTGATTGTGTTAGCATACAATTCTCGTGGGGCGTGCAAAAACAATGGGCTAATTTGGGAGGTTTCTTTCGTATGCAatagataaataaatatatttttgcagACGCCGG
This genomic interval from Drosophila mauritiana strain mau12 chromosome 2R, ASM438214v1, whole genome shotgun sequence contains the following:
- the LOC117136910 gene encoding sericin-1, which gives rise to MGINTLIKSRESTVLEYSVQRTELKMRFQFVLAFGLIALVATAYAVTDTTGTGSTGTDTTGTGSTGTDTTGTGSTGTGSTGSTGTGSTGTGSTGTGSTGSTGTTGSTGTGSTGSTGSTTSGSPSTSTGSSSTNPSPSTTSPSTAPTTATSPSDSSSSGSSSNSSSSKRNRRERRRRQQRRLRRQERRQERRRERRQRKRQQNRRG
- the LOC117138624 gene encoding cell wall integrity and stress response component 1-like — its product is MRSQFVVAFGLVVLVATAYGGTTTTGSTSSDSSSSTTPTSSSSSTPSSSSSSSTPSSSSSSSTPSSSSSSSTPSSSSSTSPTSSTSSTTATTKAPSTSNTTESSSSSSSDSEEVDRLRRRLRRLRRLRRQERRQERRQEIRRERQQERRQQRRAERRRQRRG
- the LOC117137260 gene encoding vegetative cell wall protein gp1: MRSQFVIAFGLLALIATAYASSTPAAGAPAAGSPPSPPAAAGSPPSPPAAAGTPPSPSPPAGTSPSPSPAAGTPPSPSPAAGTPPSPATPDTPASPTPPATPTSPSDSGSSSSQEEIRLRRQLRRLRRQLRRERRVNQRNQNGGGGRRRPLRRVHRHRRLN
- the LOC117135876 gene encoding transmembrane protein 14 homolog; the protein is MPVDWFGYVYAATVAAGGIMGFAKAGSIPSLGAGLAFGALLGYGAHLNSQDTPRPLLQLGTSLFLAGLMGARWNRSGKLMPAGMVCMLSVAALVKNLATYNRYLMPAGTKAP